From a single Oceanobacillus kimchii X50 genomic region:
- a CDS encoding ATP-grasp domain-containing protein: MSKIYVLHENMEWTEHLIKRFNDLELPYEDWLLQEGHIDLLSEPPEGIFYNRMSASSHTRGNRFAPEFTNAVLAWLEFHGRKVINGSRALQLEVSKVQQYLELERFGVKTPKTAAAVGKENILKAAEQFEGKSFITKHNRAGKGLGVQLFRSTQALQSYVNSSNFEEPIDGITLLQEYIVSPESYITRCEFVDGKFVYAVKVDTSEGFELCPADACSVEDLFCPAGEEPEKPAKFQVREGFNHPIIEQYEKVLAANDIQIAGIEFIEDANGNIFTYDINTNTNYNSEAEENYGTYGMLEVAKFLERELEQLKVK; the protein is encoded by the coding sequence ATGAGTAAAATTTATGTTTTACATGAAAATATGGAATGGACAGAACATCTTATAAAACGATTTAATGATTTAGAACTTCCTTATGAAGATTGGTTACTTCAAGAAGGACATATAGATTTACTGAGTGAACCACCAGAGGGAATATTTTATAATCGCATGAGCGCATCCTCTCATACAAGAGGAAATCGTTTTGCGCCAGAGTTTACAAATGCTGTGTTAGCGTGGTTAGAGTTTCATGGAAGAAAGGTTATTAATGGTAGCCGTGCCCTACAATTGGAAGTAAGTAAAGTTCAACAATACTTGGAACTTGAGAGGTTTGGTGTAAAAACGCCAAAAACAGCTGCAGCAGTTGGAAAAGAGAATATCTTAAAAGCAGCAGAACAATTTGAAGGAAAAAGTTTTATTACCAAGCATAACCGAGCAGGAAAGGGATTAGGTGTACAATTATTCCGATCAACGCAAGCTCTTCAATCGTATGTGAATAGTAGTAATTTTGAAGAACCGATAGATGGTATAACGTTATTGCAAGAATATATTGTATCTCCAGAATCTTATATTACACGTTGTGAGTTTGTAGATGGGAAATTTGTATATGCTGTGAAGGTGGATACTTCAGAAGGATTTGAGCTATGTCCAGCAGATGCTTGTTCTGTGGAAGACTTATTTTGTCCAGCTGGAGAAGAACCTGAAAAACCTGCAAAATTTCAAGTTCGGGAAGGATTTAATCACCCAATAATAGAACAATACGAGAAAGTTTTAGCAGCAAATGATATTCAAATCGCTGGAATCGAATTTATAGAAGATGCGAATGGAAATATTTTTACGTACGATATTAATACCAACACAAATTATAATTCAGAAGCAGAAGAAAACTATGGAACTTACGGAATGTTAGAAGTTGCGAAATTTTTAGAAAGAGAATTAGAACAACTAAAAGTTAAGTAG
- a CDS encoding DEAD/DEAH box helicase, with protein MKSIKDIDIQKLFPSAFYKRGLTYYKNDQVKDVVFDRNHNVWTATVQGSEDYFVEIGLTDMEKGSIDTFCDCPAFETFGSCKHIVATLIAITAIEKNGGTSIRQPNFYRSSRFIEAMSNILTPLDAVEEENYSKSEMSVEYIGSWTYDRRLQLEIKTGEQHRYVVRNVASFLDAVQDQEPFSFTKKFTYEPSIHSFAEADMEILRILHDLCKNEELYDSYTFGGKSTDRRYVTIPPYVVKDLLFKLVDRNFYIVDNVSQYKDIQLQEAELPFQFYITKQDEHVVLSMSELKETIFFPLYNILFQQGIFYFPTYEQIPVLQQMEKFRFEDMNFDVPKEQTDTFLSEVMPSLQRVGDIDMDEQLSDELIKAPLRAKCHLELREGLIIGKLEYHYGSHSIDPFQGKKDHQVMIIRDVPQEKLIMKYIEDANFRYNGKELYMDAGEEDLYNFLYHVLPYLDNYVELFLSSEFRGLFIENEPEPYTSVRMEGQSNLLEIGFNIDGINDNEVNKILQAVIERKRFFRLQSGQMMNLETEEFSSMQRLFNDMRISKDELLDGTIHMPAYRGSQLDDLIETKKHYDPHFRELLSHLHSPEEQVYEIPENVQATLRSYQKVGYQWFKSLSQYHLGGILADDMGLGKTLQSITYLVSESAGETIGPHLIVVPSSVVYNWKNELEKFAPHLQVAVLTGNPVERHQVMSESTNKDIWITSYATLRQDIEFYKEITFQTLLLDEAQYIKNYQTKTSRAIRQIKATRRFALSGTPIENSIEELWSIFQVVLPGLMPDQRSFKQLDPKKIAAITRPFILRRLKQDVLKELPEKIESVHVSELTREQKDLYVGYLRQVQQDAVQSFKENGFQQNRMKILAGLTRLRQICCHPSMFIENYEGASGKLEQLMETIQTALDNGKRLLIFSQFTSMHEIIQQRLNREGYGYFYLHGQTSSKERVEMSERFNNGENDIFLISLKAGGTGLNLTGADTVILFDLWWNPAVEDQATGRAHRFGQKKVVQVIRLVTEGTIEEKIYDLQQRKRELIDQVIQPGETMLSSLNEDDIKELLSL; from the coding sequence TTGAAAAGTATTAAAGATATTGATATTCAAAAACTATTTCCTTCTGCATTTTATAAGCGGGGATTAACCTATTATAAAAATGACCAAGTAAAAGACGTTGTATTTGATCGTAACCATAATGTTTGGACTGCGACAGTACAAGGTTCAGAGGATTATTTTGTTGAAATTGGTTTAACTGATATGGAGAAAGGTTCCATTGATACATTTTGTGATTGTCCTGCTTTTGAAACATTTGGTTCTTGTAAGCATATTGTAGCAACATTAATTGCTATAACAGCTATAGAAAAAAATGGAGGTACGTCCATAAGACAACCAAATTTTTATCGCTCGAGCAGGTTTATTGAAGCGATGAGTAATATTTTAACCCCGTTAGATGCTGTAGAAGAAGAGAATTATTCTAAATCAGAAATGTCGGTAGAGTATATAGGAAGCTGGACGTATGATCGACGATTACAGTTAGAAATAAAAACGGGAGAACAACATCGTTATGTCGTTCGAAATGTAGCTTCTTTTTTAGATGCGGTACAGGATCAAGAACCGTTTTCATTTACGAAGAAGTTTACTTATGAACCGTCCATACATTCTTTTGCTGAAGCGGATATGGAGATCCTTCGTATATTGCATGATCTTTGTAAGAACGAAGAATTGTATGATAGCTATACATTTGGGGGGAAAAGTACAGATAGAAGGTATGTAACTATTCCACCTTATGTAGTGAAAGATTTATTATTTAAGCTTGTAGATCGTAATTTTTATATTGTTGATAATGTGAGCCAGTATAAGGATATACAATTGCAAGAGGCTGAACTTCCCTTTCAATTTTATATAACAAAACAAGATGAGCATGTTGTTCTGTCTATGTCTGAATTAAAAGAGACTATCTTTTTTCCTTTATATAATATTCTGTTTCAGCAAGGAATCTTTTATTTTCCAACCTATGAGCAAATTCCAGTTTTACAACAGATGGAAAAGTTCCGATTTGAAGATATGAATTTTGATGTACCAAAAGAACAAACTGATACATTCCTATCTGAAGTTATGCCTTCACTTCAACGCGTTGGTGATATTGATATGGATGAGCAACTATCTGATGAACTTATCAAAGCTCCATTACGAGCAAAATGTCACTTGGAATTAAGAGAGGGATTGATAATTGGGAAGTTAGAATACCATTATGGTTCTCATAGTATTGACCCTTTCCAAGGGAAAAAAGATCATCAGGTCATGATTATTCGAGATGTACCGCAGGAAAAATTAATCATGAAATATATTGAAGATGCAAACTTTAGATATAACGGAAAAGAACTGTATATGGATGCGGGGGAAGAAGATTTATATAATTTTCTTTATCATGTCTTACCGTATCTAGATAACTATGTTGAGTTATTTTTATCATCCGAATTCAGAGGATTGTTTATAGAAAATGAGCCAGAACCATATACTAGTGTTCGAATGGAAGGGCAATCGAACTTATTAGAAATCGGTTTTAATATTGATGGAATAAACGATAATGAAGTAAATAAGATACTGCAAGCTGTAATTGAACGGAAGCGGTTTTTTCGACTGCAATCAGGTCAGATGATGAATCTGGAGACGGAAGAATTTAGTTCGATGCAGCGCTTGTTTAATGATATGAGGATTTCAAAAGACGAGTTATTAGATGGTACGATTCATATGCCCGCATACCGTGGTTCGCAGTTAGATGATTTAATTGAAACAAAAAAACATTATGATCCACATTTTCGAGAATTATTAAGTCACCTCCATTCACCCGAAGAGCAGGTATATGAGATCCCTGAAAACGTTCAAGCAACCTTACGAAGTTATCAAAAAGTAGGCTATCAGTGGTTTAAGTCTTTGAGTCAGTATCATTTAGGTGGTATATTAGCAGATGATATGGGATTAGGTAAGACATTACAAAGTATTACGTATTTGGTATCTGAATCAGCAGGGGAAACAATTGGGCCACACTTGATTGTTGTTCCATCATCCGTAGTTTATAATTGGAAAAATGAATTAGAGAAGTTTGCCCCTCACTTACAGGTAGCAGTGTTGACAGGAAACCCTGTCGAACGTCATCAAGTTATGTCAGAGTCAACCAATAAGGACATATGGATAACATCCTATGCAACATTACGTCAGGATATTGAATTTTATAAGGAAATAACGTTCCAGACATTATTACTGGATGAGGCACAATATATAAAAAATTATCAAACAAAAACTTCTCGGGCTATTCGACAAATTAAAGCAACAAGACGATTTGCATTAAGTGGTACCCCTATTGAGAACTCGATAGAAGAGCTATGGTCCATATTTCAAGTTGTACTACCAGGGTTGATGCCCGATCAACGGTCGTTTAAACAGCTAGATCCTAAAAAAATTGCCGCAATAACTCGACCTTTTATCTTACGAAGATTAAAGCAAGATGTTTTAAAAGAGTTACCTGAGAAAATTGAATCTGTACATGTCTCTGAATTAACGAGGGAACAAAAAGATCTATACGTTGGCTATTTACGACAGGTTCAGCAGGATGCAGTCCAATCATTTAAAGAAAATGGATTCCAACAAAACAGAATGAAAATTCTTGCTGGATTAACTCGTCTAAGACAAATATGTTGTCATCCTTCCATGTTTATTGAAAACTATGAAGGAGCGTCTGGAAAGCTCGAGCAATTAATGGAAACAATCCAGACTGCATTAGATAACGGCAAGCGATTGTTGATTTTTTCTCAATTTACAAGTATGCATGAAATTATTCAGCAGCGGTTGAACAGAGAAGGTTATGGATACTTTTATCTTCATGGTCAGACGTCTTCCAAAGAAAGAGTCGAAATGAGTGAACGATTTAATAATGGCGAAAATGATATCTTTCTTATTTCACTTAAAGCAGGTGGTACAGGTCTAAACCTAACTGGTGCAGATACGGTTATTTTGTTTGACTTATGGTGGAATCCTGCAGTAGAGGACCAAGCAACTGGAAGAGCTCATCGTTTCGGACAAAAAAAGGTTGTACAAGTGATTCGATTAGTAACAGAAGGAACAATTGAAGAAAAAATATATGATCTACAGCAAAGGAAAAGAGAATTGATAGATCAAGTCATTCAACCAGGAGAAACAATGCTTTCTTCATTAAATGAGGATGATATAAAAGAATTGCTAAGTTTATAA
- a CDS encoding ABC transporter permease: MFKFIIRRLLQTIPVLIGVSILVFSMMHLIPGDPAQILAGESAPKEQVENIRERLGLNEPIPMQYFSYVTDAVQGDLGNSMRSGRPVAEEIGARFWVTVEFSIYATILGVFLGLIAGIVSATRKYSFLDTSLMLVALFGLSMPNFWLGLMLIQWFSIGIDLPAWVPFFDNTSWFSPSGWGNFDQLVLPVITLGTGSAAIIARMTRSSMLDVIGQDYIRTARAKGVKETIVIYRHALKNAMIPVVTVVGLQFGSLLGGAVLAESVFAINGMGKLIIDSITARDFPVVQGTILVVALLFVLVNLLVDITYNFLNKRIDLD, translated from the coding sequence ATGTTTAAATTTATTATTCGAAGATTACTGCAAACCATCCCCGTATTGATTGGGGTATCTATATTAGTATTTAGTATGATGCACTTAATCCCAGGTGATCCAGCTCAAATTCTGGCAGGTGAAAGTGCACCAAAAGAACAAGTCGAAAATATTCGAGAAAGACTAGGTTTAAACGAACCCATTCCAATGCAATATTTCTCATATGTTACGGATGCTGTTCAAGGTGACTTAGGCAACTCAATGAGAAGCGGACGACCCGTCGCAGAAGAAATCGGAGCAAGATTCTGGGTTACCGTTGAATTTTCAATATATGCTACTATTCTAGGAGTATTTTTAGGTTTAATTGCTGGTATTGTATCAGCAACACGCAAATATTCATTTTTAGATACTTCTTTAATGCTAGTTGCCTTATTCGGACTATCCATGCCAAATTTCTGGCTTGGTTTAATGTTAATTCAATGGTTCTCTATAGGTATTGATCTACCAGCATGGGTACCGTTCTTTGACAACACGAGTTGGTTTAGTCCTTCAGGATGGGGAAATTTTGATCAATTAGTTCTTCCCGTTATTACTTTAGGAACAGGTAGTGCAGCTATTATTGCTAGAATGACAAGGTCCAGTATGCTAGATGTTATTGGACAAGATTATATACGTACAGCCCGTGCAAAAGGGGTGAAAGAAACCATTGTTATTTATCGACATGCATTAAAAAATGCAATGATTCCAGTAGTAACGGTTGTAGGGCTACAGTTTGGTAGTTTACTTGGTGGGGCAGTACTTGCTGAATCCGTATTTGCGATTAATGGTATGGGTAAATTAATTATTGATTCTATTACTGCTCGTGACTTTCCAGTTGTACAAGGTACTATTCTTGTAGTAGCACTATTATTCGTTCTCGTAAATCTATTAGTAGATATTACGTACAATTTCCTTAATAAACGAATCGACCTCGATTAA
- a CDS encoding glutathione ABC transporter substrate-binding protein, which translates to MKLSKKSLLLLVFGLLLSVVLVACASEPDEGGDTDSSGDSDADAEETTEGAEGGELIIANLSDAVSLDPAGSNDVPSSNVQANIFESLTKQDANMEVQPSLATEWEAIDDTTWEFKLREGVKFHDGSDFNAEVVKANIERILDPDVGSPRLFLYEMIEEIEVVDDYTIRFTTEYPFSPLPAHLAHNGGAMVSLEVINEDYAAMENGEDPGSVISSNPVGTGFFKFDKWDPGSQIRLVKNEEYWDEPAKLDSVVFKVVSEGLTRVAELQTGESHISDPLSPNDVEQVEAMDGVSVQQQGSVSLSYVGFNMEKEPFDDPNVRKAINMAIDKSQIIDGIYNGVGTPAIGPLAPDVFGYDENAPGLEYDPEQAKELLAEAGLEDGFSTTLWTNDNQERVDAATNIQAQLKEFNIDVDVQVLEWGAYLEQTAQGEHDMFVLGWSTVTGDADYGLYPLFHSNNVGDPGNRTFTKDEELDALLDEARQEPDPEARQELYSQIQEKLTEVAPMLYIHHQDFLLGVSDKVQGLTQLPTQILQLKDVSLEQ; encoded by the coding sequence GTGAAATTGTCAAAAAAGTCTTTATTATTACTAGTTTTTGGTTTACTTCTCAGTGTTGTACTAGTAGCATGTGCTAGTGAACCTGATGAAGGTGGTGACACAGATTCTTCTGGTGATTCTGATGCAGACGCAGAAGAAACTACTGAAGGTGCAGAAGGTGGAGAACTTATTATAGCAAATCTATCAGATGCTGTATCGTTGGATCCAGCTGGTTCCAATGACGTACCTTCTAGTAATGTACAAGCAAACATATTTGAATCTTTGACCAAACAAGATGCAAATATGGAAGTGCAACCAAGTCTGGCAACAGAATGGGAAGCAATTGATGATACTACATGGGAATTCAAACTTCGTGAAGGTGTTAAATTCCACGATGGATCAGACTTTAACGCAGAAGTTGTTAAAGCAAATATCGAACGTATCTTAGATCCAGATGTAGGGTCTCCACGTTTATTCTTATATGAAATGATCGAAGAAATTGAAGTTGTAGATGACTATACAATTCGTTTTACAACAGAGTATCCATTTTCACCACTTCCAGCTCACTTAGCGCATAATGGGGGAGCAATGGTATCTTTAGAAGTTATTAATGAAGATTATGCAGCTATGGAAAATGGAGAAGATCCTGGTAGTGTAATTAGTAGTAATCCAGTTGGTACCGGATTTTTCAAGTTTGATAAATGGGATCCAGGTTCACAAATTCGCTTAGTTAAGAATGAAGAATATTGGGATGAGCCTGCAAAACTTGATTCTGTAGTATTTAAGGTAGTAAGTGAAGGTCTTACAAGAGTAGCAGAATTACAAACTGGTGAATCACATATTTCTGATCCGCTTAGTCCAAATGACGTAGAACAAGTGGAAGCAATGGATGGAGTTAGTGTACAACAACAAGGTAGTGTAAGTTTATCTTATGTTGGTTTTAACATGGAAAAAGAGCCTTTTGATGATCCGAACGTACGTAAGGCAATCAATATGGCGATTGATAAGAGTCAAATTATTGACGGTATTTATAATGGAGTAGGTACTCCAGCAATTGGGCCATTAGCTCCAGATGTATTTGGGTATGACGAAAATGCTCCAGGATTGGAGTATGATCCGGAACAAGCAAAAGAATTACTTGCGGAAGCAGGGTTAGAAGATGGTTTCTCTACTACACTTTGGACAAACGATAACCAAGAGCGTGTAGATGCCGCAACAAATATCCAAGCTCAATTAAAAGAGTTCAATATTGATGTAGATGTACAAGTGCTTGAGTGGGGTGCTTATTTAGAGCAGACTGCACAAGGAGAACATGATATGTTTGTACTAGGTTGGTCCACTGTTACTGGTGATGCGGATTATGGATTATATCCATTATTCCATTCTAATAATGTAGGAGATCCTGGTAACCGTACGTTTACCAAAGATGAAGAACTTGATGCACTTCTAGATGAAGCACGTCAAGAGCCAGATCCAGAGGCTCGTCAAGAGCTTTATAGCCAAATTCAAGAAAAGCTAACAGAAGTAGCTCCGATGCTATACATTCATCACCAAGATTTCTTACTAGGAGTAAGTGATAAAGTACAAGGTTTAACACAATTACCAACACAGATTCTTCAGTTAAAAGATGTATCTTTAGAACAATAA
- a CDS encoding MFS transporter, which translates to MVQEVNTKTDLGKEKIWSRDFLFIWIANFFIFLGFQMTLPTIPLFVKELGGSDQMVGIIVGIFTFSALLIRPYAGHALESKGRGFVYLLGLGIFVISVGAYAFTASLVLLVIIRIVQGIGWGFSTTAGGTVATDLIPPKRRGEGMGYFGLSGNIALAFGPSLGLTLAGIISFSQLFLFCAVFGLIALLFALKIHYKKVNLSPHKTQVARFDVFEKSAIQPSILLFFITFAFGGIATFLPLHAMEKGVEGIHLYFLIFAIFIMISRTFSGRIYDRKGHKYIFLPAAVLIFVSMLLLSWLPSTAILLTAAGCFGLGFGAVQPALQAWAVNKAPNDRKGMANATFFSSFDLGVGIGAILFGQIASWFNYASIYLTAAGSIVISMLIYIFIVLKSKEKLA; encoded by the coding sequence ATGGTGCAAGAAGTAAATACTAAAACTGACTTGGGTAAAGAGAAAATTTGGTCTAGGGACTTTCTATTTATTTGGATAGCGAATTTTTTTATTTTCCTAGGATTCCAGATGACATTACCAACGATTCCATTATTTGTAAAAGAACTTGGCGGTAGTGATCAAATGGTCGGTATTATTGTTGGTATATTTACATTTTCAGCATTACTGATTCGTCCCTATGCAGGGCATGCTTTAGAATCGAAGGGAAGAGGATTTGTTTATTTGTTAGGCTTAGGCATTTTTGTCATATCTGTGGGAGCTTATGCATTTACAGCAAGTCTTGTATTACTTGTCATTATTCGTATTGTCCAAGGAATCGGCTGGGGATTTTCTACAACTGCCGGTGGAACTGTTGCAACTGATCTTATACCGCCAAAGCGTCGAGGCGAAGGTATGGGTTATTTTGGTTTATCAGGAAATATTGCATTAGCATTTGGTCCATCCCTAGGATTAACATTAGCTGGTATTATTTCGTTTAGTCAGTTATTTTTATTTTGTGCAGTATTTGGTTTAATTGCATTATTATTTGCCTTGAAAATTCACTATAAAAAAGTGAATTTATCACCGCATAAAACACAAGTAGCTCGATTTGATGTGTTTGAAAAATCTGCTATACAACCTTCCATTCTCTTATTTTTTATTACATTTGCATTTGGAGGAATTGCTACATTCTTACCCTTACATGCAATGGAAAAAGGAGTAGAAGGCATTCATTTGTATTTCTTGATTTTTGCTATTTTTATTATGATATCTCGTACATTTTCTGGTCGAATTTATGACCGGAAAGGACATAAATATATATTTTTACCAGCAGCAGTATTGATTTTTGTTTCCATGTTGCTGTTATCTTGGTTACCTAGTACGGCTATTCTATTGACGGCAGCTGGATGTTTTGGATTAGGATTCGGAGCGGTCCAACCAGCTTTACAAGCATGGGCTGTAAATAAAGCACCTAATGATCGGAAAGGAATGGCTAATGCAACGTTTTTCTCTTCATTTGATTTGGGAGTAGGGATTGGCGCAATTTTGTTTGGACAAATTGCTTCCTGGTTTAACTATGCTTCGATTTACTTAACTGCAGCAGGATCAATTGTAATTTCAATGCTTATTTATATTTTCATAGTGCTTAAATCGAAAGAGAAACTTGCGTAA
- a CDS encoding ABC transporter ATP-binding protein, giving the protein MNNQKQLLKVRDLKQHFPIKGGVFGKTVNHVKAVDGVSFDVYEGETLSIVGESGCGKSTTGRAILRLDEPTSGEVEFNGTNILELKKKEMNKFRKDMQIIFQDPYASINPRQTVRQVLTEAMEIQNSYPKTERKEKVLELMERVGLGPHQADRFPHEFSGGQRQRIGIARALTVDPKLIIADEAVSALDVSIQAQVINLLKELQRDYNLTYLFISHDLGVVRHISDRIIVMYLGKIVEIADKKSLFDNNMHPYTKALLSAIPSTDMEKKRERILLKGDVPSPIDPPQGCRFHTRCPFATELCRTEVPELRNADGMQEGHLSACHHMEAIRSGEHKQTVNA; this is encoded by the coding sequence ATGAACAATCAGAAACAACTTCTTAAAGTACGGGATTTAAAACAACACTTTCCTATTAAAGGTGGAGTTTTCGGTAAAACGGTTAATCATGTTAAAGCGGTGGATGGTGTTTCATTTGATGTATATGAAGGTGAAACATTAAGTATCGTTGGGGAATCTGGTTGTGGTAAGTCAACTACAGGAAGAGCTATTTTACGTTTAGATGAACCGACGAGTGGAGAAGTAGAGTTTAATGGTACGAATATACTTGAATTAAAGAAAAAAGAAATGAATAAATTCAGGAAAGATATGCAAATTATCTTCCAGGACCCTTATGCCTCTATTAACCCACGTCAAACCGTTAGACAGGTGTTAACAGAAGCAATGGAGATTCAAAATTCTTATCCAAAAACGGAGAGAAAAGAGAAAGTATTAGAATTAATGGAACGTGTAGGCCTTGGCCCACACCAAGCGGATCGTTTCCCACATGAATTTAGTGGAGGACAGCGTCAACGTATTGGGATCGCGCGTGCTCTGACGGTTGATCCCAAACTTATTATTGCTGATGAAGCAGTATCTGCATTAGATGTGTCTATACAAGCACAGGTTATTAATCTATTAAAAGAATTACAGCGTGATTATAACCTTACTTATTTATTTATCTCTCATGATTTAGGGGTTGTTCGTCACATATCTGATCGTATTATCGTTATGTATCTTGGAAAAATCGTAGAAATTGCAGATAAAAAATCATTATTTGATAATAATATGCATCCATATACAAAAGCATTATTGTCTGCTATCCCAAGTACAGATATGGAGAAAAAACGAGAGCGTATCTTACTAAAAGGAGATGTTCCTTCTCCAATAGATCCTCCACAAGGTTGTCGGTTCCATACTCGTTGCCCATTTGCAACAGAGTTGTGTCGTACAGAAGTTCCTGAGCTTAGAAATGCAGATGGAATGCAAGAAGGTCACTTATCTGCTTGTCACCATATGGAAGCTATTCGTTCTGGTGAACATAAACAAACCGTAAATGCTTAA
- a CDS encoding serine hydrolase, whose amino-acid sequence MSLKYIERSLSAIKPAPPVSVSVILKTNTGIICSKETKQMQSASIIKLFILASAYHFKEIGKLSLTEKIRISTNGHVKGSGVISYLTDVPFLTYQQLLELMIIVSDNTASNYLIDRLGISNIQAFIESLGCQQTRLERKFMDVEAQKLGKENVTSALDVLRLFDIFTEKNNFLGENSQQHILHILNNQQFNSKLTAFTEYNPLVTSYHKTGELKGVEHDAAIFLQNNKFLKVVVLTEGWENNGDGQAFIASFGKVLHRFLQQDV is encoded by the coding sequence TTGTCATTAAAATATATTGAGAGATCTTTATCAGCTATTAAGCCTGCTCCCCCAGTTTCCGTTAGCGTAATACTTAAGACCAATACCGGAATAATTTGTTCAAAAGAAACAAAACAAATGCAATCAGCCAGCATAATTAAATTGTTTATTTTGGCATCAGCATATCATTTCAAAGAAATAGGCAAATTATCTTTAACGGAAAAAATACGAATATCTACTAATGGTCATGTTAAAGGGTCTGGCGTTATTTCTTACTTAACTGATGTTCCATTTCTAACGTATCAACAATTACTAGAATTAATGATTATTGTATCGGATAATACCGCAAGTAATTATCTTATAGACAGATTAGGAATCTCAAATATTCAAGCATTTATTGAGAGTTTGGGTTGTCAACAGACAAGATTAGAACGGAAGTTTATGGATGTGGAGGCACAAAAATTAGGTAAAGAAAATGTAACTTCAGCATTGGATGTATTACGATTATTTGATATATTTACAGAGAAGAATAATTTTTTAGGGGAAAATTCCCAACAACACATACTACACATATTAAATAATCAACAGTTTAATAGTAAATTAACTGCTTTTACAGAATATAACCCTCTCGTTACGTCATATCACAAAACTGGTGAATTAAAAGGTGTAGAACATGACGCAGCTATCTTTCTACAAAATAATAAATTCCTTAAAGTAGTAGTACTTACAGAGGGTTGGGAAAACAACGGAGATGGTCAAGCGTTTATAGCTTCATTCGGAAAAGTACTTCATAGATTCTTACAACAAGATGTTTAA
- a CDS encoding ABC transporter ATP-binding protein — MTSAPNTYDNILEINELQTSFFTKDLEVKAVDGVSFSIPKGKVLGVVGESGSGKSITSLSILRLIEEPGRIKGGEIKFKGENLLDKSEAQMRKIRGNEISMIFQEPMTSLNPTFTVGQQIGEAYKIHQGLNKKEAKKRSIEMLKLVGIPSPEKRVDQYPHELSGGMRQRVMIAMALACKPELLIADEPTTALDVTIQAQILDLIKDLQEQLDMGVLLITHDLGVVAETCDYVAVMYCGKVVEYTDTKTLFSSPKHPYTVGLMQSIPQHDKDVEGDLSVIKGSVPSPANMPKGCRFAPRCPFATDLCHEKLPNLETDEDGNQIRCWIYSDEWNGDPEVSVYEQSETTS, encoded by the coding sequence ATGACAAGTGCACCAAACACTTATGATAATATATTAGAGATTAATGAGTTACAGACTTCCTTTTTCACCAAAGATCTAGAGGTAAAAGCTGTTGATGGTGTATCCTTTAGTATTCCTAAAGGGAAAGTACTAGGTGTTGTTGGTGAGTCTGGTTCCGGAAAAAGTATTACCTCATTATCAATTCTTCGTCTCATTGAAGAACCGGGAAGGATTAAAGGTGGCGAAATCAAATTTAAAGGTGAGAACCTATTAGATAAATCAGAAGCTCAAATGCGTAAAATTAGAGGAAATGAAATTTCAATGATTTTCCAAGAGCCGATGACATCGCTAAATCCTACTTTTACAGTAGGTCAACAGATTGGTGAAGCTTACAAAATTCATCAAGGTTTAAATAAAAAAGAAGCTAAAAAACGTTCAATAGAAATGTTGAAATTAGTAGGTATTCCGTCTCCGGAAAAACGCGTGGATCAATACCCACATGAACTATCTGGCGGTATGAGACAACGTGTAATGATTGCAATGGCATTAGCATGTAAACCTGAATTATTAATAGCTGATGAACCTACTACCGCTCTCGATGTAACTATTCAAGCACAAATACTAGATTTAATTAAAGATTTACAAGAGCAACTCGATATGGGAGTTCTATTAATTACACACGATTTAGGAGTTGTAGCTGAGACATGTGATTATGTAGCTGTAATGTATTGTGGGAAAGTTGTTGAGTATACAGATACAAAAACTCTCTTCTCTTCACCTAAACATCCATATACTGTTGGATTAATGCAATCCATACCTCAACATGATAAAGATGTTGAAGGTGATTTATCTGTTATTAAAGGTTCTGTACCAAGTCCAGCAAACATGCCTAAGGGATGTCGGTTTGCTCCACGCTGTCCGTTTGCTACAGACTTATGTCATGAAAAACTGCCAAATTTAGAAACAGATGAAGATGGTAATCAAATTCGTTGTTGGATATACTCTGATGAATGGAATGGAGATCCGGAGGTGAGTGTTTATGAACAATCAGAAACAACTTCTTAA